The segment CACAGAAATAGTGTCATAAGCAGCACTCACTTTACCAGGAGGATTCAAATAtggaatataaattaatataaagcaCTGCGGAACTTGGACAGAACACTAAACTCTGAATAGGAAGAACAGAATATGGGGCCCATGTCTGGTACATCCAGTGGTATGATCCAGAGCAAGTGGCTTGAATATCTGTGccttcagtttttcatttgtaaaagaatAACCAATACACGCTCTAATGATCCTCATAGAATTGTTAGGAAATTCCTGGAGACTGTACATTGAAATACTTTAACTATAAAGTGTTACCTGCAGAGCCTTATGTAAAGATTATTATTAAACTTATATTGTTGTACTGGTAATATTTTAGAATGTGGTATAACTAAATCACTTGTTtcagaaaaatgcatttattcattttatcaacCACTTACTACACACCAGGCCCTAGGCTAAGATCAGTAAGTATGCAGTACTCACTAGCACTCTAGCTATGAACATTAATAGCAGCATTTAAGGTACCAAAGATGCAAGGAGGAAGAGTATTAGAGATGGAAGTAAACGGCGTCCCCAGGGAGAATCACTATAAATTGAATATTCTTAAATCAGAATTAAGAActgcaaacaaaagaaaagcactgGTACAGTTTACCTTCCATTCCTGAGATCTGACTGTATGTTTCAGTTTCATTCCTGAGAACATTTCCAGTAAAATGATTCCTAGGCTCCAAAGATCAACAGCTGAGGTACATTCTGTATCACTCTGCAGGCCAGCCTGGGCCAAGCAATTTTGCAGTTCTGCTTCTGGAGCCCGATACCCGTCTGTCTGAATATACTTCACGTCCTAAAGAAGACGAGTAAATATTACAACCAAGAAAGCACTGTTCACTTTCCTTCCACCTCCACAGTGTATTCACTTCTCTTCACGCGTAATAAACCACTGCCAACCTGAATGCCAAAGGATTCCTAGCCCTTGGCTACCGTAATTATTCGGTTCATTAACTGGGCAGTTCTCACAGGCAAGCTGTACACTTTCCATACAGCTGCCTCATTTCTTGAGATTGTCTCTCGACTGTTAGGCATTgctgataaataaataaggacacTCGGCAAAGAGCCGACAAACCATGGGGACTGGAGGGTTTATCAGAACCGTTACATGTGTTTTACCACTAGATAGTGCACCAACTATTACTACTATGGAGGGCACCAGTAATAGTAATTATCTGCCAACTAGATTATCCTACCAAACCCAAACGTGCATCTTTTTATACATGGTGGCAATGAAATTTTTACTTGCTTCATCCTTGAgtatttcagtgttttgtttttttaaagattttatttattcatgagagagaggcagagacacaggcagaaggggtagcaggctccctgcagggagcctgatatgggactcgatccaaggactccgggatcacgccctgagctgaaggcagacgctcaaccactgagccacccaggtgccccatatttcagtattttaaatagaaatatctcTAAATGCCTACCAAAGCGTTcctgttacttatttatttatttaagatttttatttatttgagaagagagagctaagcagggggagcagagagagagaaggagattccctgctgagcagggatcctgacttgggactcaaggGCTCAATTCGAGAAAATGGGGATCATGACACAGATCTGGGGATCTGAcacagcagaaggcagacgcttaactgactgagccacccagcacctcccccccgccttttttattaaagcatttcTTACCTGATTGCCTTCTTTGAAGCTCAGTCCAAAGTCAATGAGTTTAAAACATTCATTCTCTGCACTCCACAATATGTTACGTGGTTTGAGGTCTGCATGGACATAACCCTCATGATGAAGAAAAGCAAGGGCCTCCAGAACATCCCTGGCGCAATGCTGTATCATCCACATAGAACAACCCTGATGACTGGAATATAAAAGCAATTCCGAAACACTGACATCCAGGAGTTCAAGCAACAGACAGCGTGATGGCACATTTGGAGAGAAGTGGATTGTAAAGACTCCATACAAAGTCACTAGAAAAAGAAACGAGTTATAAtgctttaaaattcagaataagtTACAATTGATAACTCTGTAGTGCAAATTTGGGATACTCTAGACAAGGATAACAAGGATGAGCAATTACACTTccactgtaatttatttttcccaaaagtaagatttttttggcaactggattattttaatgaaacaagATGAGAAAACCTTCCACAGCTCATTACCAGTCAAAGATATTAAATATGGCACAATAATTCAAATTGTACTTCACTAAGCATTCAGTGGTGGGTGAATATACACACTCGGtgcaaattcttttttccttgaagaaaaaaatgattaaaaataaaatccagatatTATGGACTCTTGTGATGGATGTCACAACAtgcaaaaacaaaattgaaaactggttcttttttgttgttgttttttttttaaaagattttatttatttatccatgagagacaaagagagagagaggcagagacacaggcagagggagaagcaggctccatgcaggccgcctgacgtgggactcaatcccgggactccaggatcacaccctgggccaaaggcagcgctaaaccgtggagccacccgggctgcccaaaaattgGTTCTTGATTCAAAATAGCATTCTATTACCTAAATAttaaaagcgggggggggggataaatAAATAGTACAAGATTCAGACTTTTGAGATGACAACTTAACCTAATCTTGCAGAAATTCAACAAGTCCTCAAGCTtgcaagactgaaaaaaaaaaaaaatcttgctcttAAATACCAGCAGGATTACATACATCATtcagcaatcttttaaaaaaaaaaatagataataccaGTGGTTAAGAAATTCTTCTCCAAagtggtaattaaaaaaaaaaaaaaaaaagccactcttCAAATTACACATGGATTATGCTGGCCAGGAAGCAAGACATTTCCTTATTAGCCAAAAGCTATAACTAAGTATAAACTCAGTGTAATGAGTGAAGACTGCACAGATCGATCACGCGTAATTGATCATTTTTATCACATATTGTGGATATCTGAAATTCGTAACATAGTCTTACCAGGGTGAAAGTATAAAGTGTTGCTCACTTCCACGCTTTTAGAGGGACTCCTATGTGAATACTGAGTCATCCCCCCCAAATCCACGCTAACTGGGTACCAGGCAACGTCTGTACTGAGTTACTAGCGTGATCACaagccctggggcaggggcagaggcaggggcagggcagtggggagTCCTCACTTCCCACTGGATCGCAAAAGATTCACAATTTCCAGACGAGGCCTGACACGGGTGGTGGCAGAGATAGGCCTCCTTTCCCTGGAAAAGGTTAACTCTGGGCTAATAAGTTGCGGCACTCCCCGAGGAGACccgaagccaaaaaaaaaaaaccaaaaaccaaaaaacagaactTAAGTGAGCATCTATTACGTGACACGGGGCGGAGCGGACCAGCACCCCGGCCCCACtgcagacgggggggggggggggggggggggcgagggagAGGGGCCCGACCACGTCTGCCGCGggaaggccaggccaggccggggcaggggggcaggggaggggggcaggggaggggggccgggggcgcgtgGCTGCGCCGGGACCGGCAACGAGGGCAGCGAGGCGGCCGCAATTACCGATGTTCCGGTGACCCTGCAACTGCTCCAGCGCCGCCCTCTCTTTGCGGAACCCGTACTCGGCGGCCGAGGCGGCGGCGCCGGTGGTCCCCGGCGGCAAGAACTGCTTGAGGGCGCCGGGGGGCGAGCCGGGAGTGCCGCAGCAGCGCACCCGGTACACCGAGGCCGAGGAGCCGCTCCCCAGGCGGCTCTGGACCTGCCACAGCCGCCCGAAGGCTTCCAGGAACCGCGGCGGCTCGGCGCCCCACGCGCAGCCAGATCCCGCCATCGCCGTGGACGGAGGGCACTGGCACGGGAGCGGAGGCGACGCCCGGGGCAGGCCGGCAGGGCCCGCGGTCACATCCCCGCCCGCCGGACCAGCGGCTCCGCAGGGAGGGGCCTGCAGCCG is part of the Canis lupus dingo isolate Sandy chromosome 38, ASM325472v2, whole genome shotgun sequence genome and harbors:
- the UHMK1 gene encoding serine/threonine-protein kinase Kist isoform X2; the encoded protein is MAGSGCAWGAEPPRFLEAFGRLWQVQSRLGSGSSASVYRVRCCGTPGSPPGALKQFLPPGTTGAAASAAEYGFRKERAALEQLQGHRNIVTLYGVFTIHFSPNVPSRCLLLELLDVSVSELLLYSSHQGCSMWMIQHCARDVLEALAFLHHEGYVHADLKPRNILWSAENECFKLIDFGLSFKEGNQDVKYIQTDGYRAPEAELQNCLAQAGLQSDTECTSAVDLWSLGIILLEMFSGMKLKHTVRSQEWKANSSAIIDHIFASKAVVNAAIPAYHLRDLIKSMLHDDPSRRIPAEMALCSPFFSIPFAPHIEDLVMLPTPVLRLLNVLDDDYLENEEEYEDVVEDVKEECQKYGPVVSLLVPKENPGRGQVFVEYANAGDSKAAQKLLTGRMFDGKFVVATFYPLSAYKRG
- the UHMK1 gene encoding serine/threonine-protein kinase Kist isoform X1, which gives rise to MAGSGCAWGAEPPRFLEAFGRLWQVQSRLGSGSSASVYRVRCCGTPGSPPGALKQFLPPGTTGAAASAAEYGFRKERAALEQLQGHRNIVTLYGVFTIHFSPNVPSRCLLLELLDVSVSELLLYSSHQGCSMWMIQHCARDVLEALAFLHHEGYVHADLKPRNILWSAENECFKLIDFGLSFKEGNQDVKYIQTDGYRAPEAELQNCLAQAGLQSDTECTSAVDLWSLGIILLEMFSGMKLKHTVRSQEWKANSSAIIDHIFASKAVVNAAIPAYHLRDLIKSMLHDDPSRRIPAEMALCSPFFSIPFAPHIEDLVMLPTPVLRLLNVLDDDYLENEEEYEDVVEDVKEECQKYGPVVSLLVPKENPGRGQVFVEYANAGDSKAAQKLLTGRMFDGKFVVATFYPLSAYKRGYLYQTLL
- the UHMK1 gene encoding serine/threonine-protein kinase Kist isoform X4, whose translation is MAGSGCAWGAEPPRFLEAFGRLWQVQSRLGSGSSASVYRVRCCGTPGSPPGALKQFLPPGTTGAAASAAEYGFRKERAALEQLQGHRNIVTLYGVFTIHFSPNVPSRCLLLELLDVSVSELLLYSSHQGCSMWMIQHCARDVLEALAFLHHEGYVHADLKPRNILWSAENECFKLIDFGLSFKEGNQDVKYIQTDGYRAPEAELQNCLAQAGLQSDTECTSAVDLWSLGIILLEMFSGMKLKHTVRSQEWKANSSAIIDHIFASKAVVNAAIPAYHLRDLIKSMLHDDPSRRIPAEMALCSPFFSIPFAPHIEDLVMLPTPVLRLLNVLDDDYLENEEEYED